TTGATATCGGTTTCTAAAATGCCGCTCTATCAACGGTAAAACATTAAAATCTGGTTGTACCAAACTTAAAAATAATCCATCCTGACATTTTTTAAAGCGGACAAAAGCTTCTATACGGTGCTTTTCTCTGCCCACTTGTTTGGCCCACTGCGCAACCGCCAATACATCCGCATGCGCATAGTTACGATCTACAGCATAAGTATTTTTAAACACATAGATACAGAAATTAAAAAGCTGTTGATGCGCCTGCTCCTGCTCAGACAGAAAGCAATAATAAAAAGATCGCAGACTTTCAGCCGTAATTTTTTGCTTTAACCCTCGCCAAACTCGCTCTGCGTGTTCATCATTTGAAGTAACCTCAATACATTCATCAAATAAGCTGGCTTGGGAATTGTTAGATGCAAGCTTGACGTCAAAATCTTTAAACTGAAAGCTCCTATACACACAACTCAGCAACCCAGTCATGCTTTGATCAAAACAATATATCGACATACTAAAAACCAAAGCCCAGTTGAGGTGAAAGCTGTTTTTGATATTTAGATTGCCCCGATTGCAAAATGTGCTGCCGAATCTGGTTCGCCTGTTGCTCTTTTTTAAACTTTGGCGTGTCTGCACAGCGAATAAAATGCTGTGCACGATTGTAAGCAATACCCATACGCTTTAGTTGATCGATATGAATCTGC
This DNA window, taken from Acinetobacter sp. WCHA55, encodes the following:
- a CDS encoding TIGR03915 family putative DNA repair protein: MSIYCFDQSMTGLLSCVYRSFQFKDFDVKLASNNSQASLFDECIEVTSNDEHAERVWRGLKQKITAESLRSFYYCFLSEQEQAHQQLFNFCIYVFKNTYAVDRNYAHADVLAVAQWAKQVGREKHRIEAFVRFKKCQDGLFLSLVQPDFNVLPLIERHFRNRYQDQRWLIYDEKRNFGIYYDLITVHQVKMEVDQIDHAHKVGHSQFFSVELDDDELLYDQLWKDYFKSINIEARINIKLHVQYVPKRYWRYMNEKTI